In Synechococcus sp. CC9616, the following are encoded in one genomic region:
- a CDS encoding DUF760 domain-containing protein, with product MFNPEFLTTDHSDGQAGNSLIQYLQEQSPDTLQRVARSASGEIQDIIRHNVQGLLGMLPGEHFEVKVTANRDNLANMLASAMMTGYFLRQMEQRKELEENLFADDEMAVESDDQLNL from the coding sequence ATGTTCAATCCCGAGTTTTTGACCACGGATCACAGCGACGGTCAAGCGGGGAACAGCCTGATCCAGTACCTACAGGAGCAGTCCCCTGACACTCTCCAGCGTGTCGCACGTTCTGCATCCGGCGAAATCCAGGACATCATTCGCCACAACGTTCAGGGGCTGCTGGGCATGCTTCCAGGCGAGCACTTCGAAGTGAAAGTCACTGCTAACAGGGACAACCTGGCCAACATGCTCGCCTCAGCCATGATGACGGGCTACTTCCTTCGCCAGATGGAGCAGCGCAAGGAGTTGGAGGAAAATCTTTTTGCTGACGACGAAATGGCGGTCGAATCTGACGATCAGCTCAATCTCTGA
- the lepB gene encoding signal peptidase I, with amino-acid sequence MTSPSTPSDDKKPDRFWRNLILWGLLALLVRWIVIEPRWIPSGSMLPTLQLQDRILVEKIRPRLSRRQGSPLPLDSIVVFAAPPQLVEAGYDPSAALIKRVVGQPGDQLEVRDGVLIRNGEILEEPWLAESIDYAMEPVTIAPNQLWVMGDNRNTSLDSHLWGPLPQANVIGTAVWRYWPPVRFGPIRISANNEDGLNPEAALVSGP; translated from the coding sequence TTGACATCACCCTCAACTCCTTCCGACGACAAGAAACCCGATCGTTTTTGGCGCAACCTGATCCTCTGGGGTCTGCTGGCTTTGTTGGTGCGCTGGATCGTGATCGAACCCCGCTGGATTCCATCCGGATCAATGCTGCCCACCCTGCAGCTGCAGGACAGGATCCTTGTTGAGAAGATCCGTCCGCGGCTCAGCCGGCGGCAAGGGTCCCCGCTGCCACTGGACAGCATTGTTGTGTTCGCAGCCCCGCCGCAACTGGTCGAAGCCGGCTACGACCCGTCAGCCGCTCTGATCAAACGGGTTGTGGGACAACCGGGAGATCAATTGGAAGTGCGTGACGGAGTCTTGATTCGCAATGGAGAGATTCTGGAGGAACCCTGGCTGGCCGAATCGATCGATTACGCGATGGAGCCGGTAACCATTGCGCCGAATCAGCTCTGGGTGATGGGAGACAACCGCAATACAAGCCTCGATTCCCACCTTTGGGGACCACTTCCCCAGGCCAATGTGATCGGAACCGCCGTCTGGCGCTACTGGCCGCCGGTGCGATTTGGTCCGATACGGATCTCCGCCAACAATGAGGACGGGCTGAATCCGGAGGCTGCGTTAGTGTCGGGTCCGTGA